The DNA region TTTCCCCGCCTGAACGAGCCCGACGTGAGCTACCACGGCGTGGTCTACACCGAGGCGCTGGGCGAGGCCGCCTTCGTCGGCCGCGCCCGCGTGGTGCCGCTGCGCAACACCGGCGCAGCGCTCGCGCCGCAGAACGCCTTCCTGATCCTGCAGGGCATCGAGACGCTGGCGTTGCGCATGGACCGTATCTGCGACAACACGCTGGCGCTGGCGCAGTACCTGCAAAAGCATCCCAAGGTCGAGTGGGTGCGCTACGCGGGCCTGGCCGACCACCCGGACCACGCCATCGTGCAAAAGCAGCTGGGCGGGCGCGCATCGGGCATCCTGTCGTTCAGCCTGAAGAGCGACGGCGGCGAGCCGCGCGCAGCCGGGGCGCGCTTTCTCGATGCGCTGCAGCTCTTCACCCGCCTGGTCAACATCGGTGATGCGAAGTCGCTGGCCACGCACCCCGCGTCCACCACGCACCGCCAGCTCAACCCCGAAGAGCTGGCTAAGGCCGGGGTGAGCGAGGGCATGGTCCGCCTGTCCGTGGGCATCGAGCACATCGACGACCTGCAGGCCGACCTGGCGCAGGCGCTGGACGCGGTCTGACCTGGCAGGCCGCAGGGGGGCGATGTTGGGAGGATACTCAGGGGCATGAACCGCACTCATGCCCTCCTCTCCTGCCTGCTGGCCGGTCTCGTCCTGGCCGGCTGCTCCACCTCTTCGGTCAACCTGCCGCCGCGCGGTGCCGAAGCGACCGAGGTCGACGCCACCAACTTCCGCCAGGGCGAGGCCGAACGGATGCTGCGCCAGCAGATCAGCCCGCCGCTGGACGCACCGCTGCGCATCGTGGAGTTCGCCGAGCCGCGCTACCCGTCCTTCCTGCTGGCCGATAGCGCGCGCAGCCCCCGTGGGGACGTGGTGGTGTCGTTCGAACTGTTGCCCAGTGGGGCCGTGGGCGCGACCAAGGTGCTGTCGAAGACCGACGAAACCCTGAACAAGGCCGCCGTCGCCGCCATCCGCAGCTGGCGCTTTTCGCCGCCGCTGCGCGACGGCAAGCCGGCCCGGCTGTTCCTGCAGCACACCTTCCGCATCGAACCCTGAGCGGCCAGGCGCGCAAAGCCTGCCGTGCGTGCTGGCCGCCCGGCGGCGGCTTTTTCCATCGCCACGGGCGCGCCACTGCGCGCCAGCTCAGGCGTCGCGGGCCAGCCGCAGCCCGCTGAACTGCCACTGCGCCGTGGCAGGGAAGAAGTTGCGGTAGCTCGCCCGCACATGGCCTGCAGGTGTCGCGCATGAGCCGCCGCGCAGCACATACTGGTTCACCATGAACTTGCCGTTGTACTCGCCCACGGCCCCGGGCGCCGTGCGAAAGCCGGGGTACGCCGCGTAGCTGGACTGCGTCCATTCCCAAACGTCCCCGAACAGCTGCTGCAGCGCCGCGGATGGCCCCGTGGCACCGTCCAGCGCTGCGGACGGGACGGCACGCGGGTGCAGCACGCCGCCGTCGGCGAAGTGGCCGTGCTGCGGCGCAGCGCCCGTCGCCGCGGCCGCGGCCTCCCACTCCGCTTCGGTCGGCAGGCGCGCTCCGGCCCAGCGGGCATAGGCGTCGGCCTCGTAGTACGACAGATGCACCACGGGCTGGTCGGGCACCAGCGGCTGCAGGCCAGCCAGCGTGAACTCATGCCAGCCGCCGTGCCCGTCGCGCTGCCAATACATCGGCTGCTCCAGCTGCTGGCGCCGGCGCCAGTCCCAGCCCTCGGCCAGCCAGTGGGCTGGGTCCCGGTAGCCACCGGCCGTGATGAAGGCCAGGTAGTCGGCATTGGTCACCAGCCGCGACGCCATCTGGTACGGCGCCAGGTACAAG from Paracidovorax wautersii includes:
- a CDS encoding TonB family protein, whose product is MNRTHALLSCLLAGLVLAGCSTSSVNLPPRGAEATEVDATNFRQGEAERMLRQQISPPLDAPLRIVEFAEPRYPSFLLADSARSPRGDVVVSFELLPSGAVGATKVLSKTDETLNKAAVAAIRSWRFSPPLRDGKPARLFLQHTFRIEP